The proteins below come from a single Stomoxys calcitrans chromosome 1, idStoCalc2.1, whole genome shotgun sequence genomic window:
- the LOC106093102 gene encoding protein Smaug isoform X1 has protein sequence MKYTTTNTENQNTTNGGINNNNSNNNNSNPNNIIINSHSHHSHNSVSSNSNPVVLSSPTTTTNASTTNGGSTNTTGNALFCEQVNTVTNLFEKWNDCERTVVMYALLKRLRYPSLKFLQYSIDNTLTQNMGSTSNLSTVVIDMNANNPSYLQNLLNAYKTFHLGDLVDTLSSSSSDKDSMPSCYGSDFQLTHCDERKLYGKKEDILHEVLNMLPLLKPGNEEAKIIYLSLIPLAVKDTIRQIVPAELVQQIFSYMLIHSAISSDDRRSLNGWLRHLEENLQSSNNCASFNVGIPPVPTVQNSNFMPNQSSLMGGLLLENPTMTTSGSSATSSSSSALSISSTASNASVASSFGNLTQNCNSTAISSQSIMGSRNTDWQTIQPPSRQQQQQQQQQQQHQLQQQQQGKTTDWSSLVVTPNSSAINNAVGNSNPPGGGNVANGVSVGVTVGSNNVVVVGTIADQLCDNLNGITLNELASSQNSLGLNIGTSIVDSLGVVDTNNCASLVNGLAAAAASANAASSVATTPSLFGPQTNPIINIINNNNTCSSQLNGIDDHDTSFSKNGTEILDFDPNVNSLNNCDSCSNGSSSNLGQLPPQMGYASILMSNCGDHLDINRWSLDSKFAALKTRRSNSLTTQTISSSASSSNSSVITVNDNCSNSTENLAQFANKPRSFSLSIEHHRGSLTNSGSDTRLDDFKPNYIKFQTRNVGMSSIGLWLKSLRLHKYIELFKNMTYEDMLQISEEYLQSLGVTKGASHKLALCIEKLKERSNHLAKMEHELMSGQLKLQAAVEELANIVLTPMKPIELVAAGDDNVALMFLKIVDLVCTIAQKDPYAVVDDDNISVILWILDRSIHNEAFVNHVNQLKELKFKLSKLKMSLTPKMHHAKNGSNGNLNKPSFQFSRWNGKTRKCDQKNGSNDRINHRKNSNDMLNFSLSCLQQQHHHNQQFQQQQQHHHNQQLPDYEKYNHGSNNNNNSNNNNANNNNQYKNAAYQNYQHQHFPALPQQHQHQQQQQQQQPQSQQHRRSLNNLIVVSGGVQQPQKMIFQPGQAILSTTSAGGGNDEMSAMDIINQKQQQQQQSRKASLTSINNNNNNLDALQQQHQQHHQPQQSIAGPQHTSSSSAAASAAVASVPKKTMAAVVMVSTDDLMQNSASGAGVNATSSIVVLPPTPQSQHPPPPSTNQSHLYCCPQNGGIVVNSSSLPTLSENYTLLPPAPTTTNNATDVNATKTSVTSNCISNSVNLNDASSLEQLETLCLQMTEQAIN, from the exons ATGAAATACACAACAACAAATACTGAAAATCAAAATACGACAAATGGTGGCATcaataataacaacagcaacaacaataatagcAACCCCAATAACATCATCATCAATAGCCATAGTCATCATAGCCACAATAGCGTTAGCAGCAATAGCAATCCAGTAGTGCTATCGTCTCCGACGACAACTACAAACGCATCCACGACCAATGGCGGTAGCACCAATACCACCGGGAATGCTTTATTTTGCGAACAAGTGAACACGGTCACCAATCTCTTTGAGAAATGGAACGATTGTGAGCGCACAGTTGTCATGTATGCGCTATTAAAACGTTTGCGCTATCCCAGTTTAAAGTTTCTACAATATTCCATTGACAATACCTTGACACAGAACATGGGTTCTACATCCAATCTAAGCACCGTTGTCATTGACATGAATGCAAATAACCCCTCATATTTGCAGAATTTGCTGAATGCCTATAAGACTTTCCATTTGGGTGATTTGGTCGATACACTGTCCTCGTCATCGTCCGACAAAGATTCCATGCCCTCATGCTATGGATCTGATTTTCAACTAACGCACTGCGATGAGAGGAAACTGTACGGCAAGAAAGAGGATATACTGCATGAGGTATTGAATATGTTACCTCTCTTGAAGCCAGGAAATGAGGAGGCCAAAATCATATATTTATCATTGATACCGTTGGCCGTCAAGGATACAATACGACAAATTGTACCCGCAGAATTGGTTCAACAGATATTTTCATATATGCTAATACATTCGGCTATATCGAGCGATGATCGAAG GTCCCTTAATGGCTGGCTACGTCATTTGGAAGAAAACTTGCAGTCATCTAACAACTGCGCATCATTTAATGTGGGCATACCACCCGTGCCAACCGTGCAAAACTCAAATTTTATGCCAAACCAAAGTAGTCTGATGGGCggtttgttgttggaaaatccCACAATGACCACATCGGGTTCGTCGGCTACTTCATCGTCGTCATCGGCTTTGTCAATATCTTCGACCGCGTCTAATGCTTCGGTGGCTTCATCATTTGGTAACTTGACACAGAATTGCAATTCGACAGCAATATCATCGCAATCGATAATGGGATCGCGCAATACAGACTGGCAAACAATTCAGCCTCCGAGtagacaacagcagcagcaacaacaacaacaacaacagcatcaactacaacaacaacaacaaggtaaAACAACGGACTGGTCATCGCTGGTGGTCACACCAAACAGCAGTGCGATTAATAATGCGGTTGGCAACAGCAATCCTCCTGGCGGTGGCAATGTTGCCAACGGTGTTAGTGTTGGTGTCACTGTCGGCAgcaataatgttgttgttgttggaaccATAGCCGATCAACTCTGTGATAATTTGAATGGTATAACTCTGAATGAACTAGCATCTAGTCAAAATAGTTTAGGACTCAACATTGGGACGAGCATAGTCGATTCGCTTGGTGTGGTCGATACCAACAATTGTGCATCACTGGTCAATGGTTTAGCAGCAGCGGCAGCCTCGGCCAATGCCGCCTCGTCGGTGGCCACCACACCCAGCCTCTTTGGCCCACAAACAAATCCGATTATTAATATAATTAATAATAACAACACCTGTAGTAGTCAATTGAATGGCATCGATGATCATGACACCTCATTCTCAAAGAATGGTACTGAAATTTTAGACTTCGATCCCAATGTTAACTCATTGAATAATTGCGATAGTTGCAGTAACGGAAGCAGTAGTAATCTTGGCCAGTTGCCG CCCCAAATGGGATATGCCTCTATACTAATGAGTAATTGCGGTGACCATTTAGATATAAACCGCTGGAGTTTGGATAGTAAATTTGCCGCTTTAAAAACACGACGTTCCAACAGTCTTACCACTCAAACCATATCCTCATCAGCATCATCCTCTAACTCGTCGGTGATAACTGTTAATGACAATTGTTCAAATTCTACCGAAAATTTGGCGCAATTTGCGAATAAGCCACGCAGCTTTTCTCTTTCGATAGAACATCATCGTGGTTCATTGACCAACAGTGGATCGGATACACGTCTGGATGATTTCAAACCGAACTACATTAAATTTCAAACGCGAAATGTCGGCATGTCTAGCATTGGACTATGGTTAAAGTCATTGCGTCTACACAAATACATAGAGCTCTTTAAGAATATGACGTACGAGGATATGTTGCAGATAAGCGAGGAATATTTACAAAGTTTAGGTGTAACCAAAGGTGCTTCCCATAAGTTGGCTTTGTGCATTGAAAAACTCAAGGAGCGTTCCAATCATTTGGCCAAAATGGAACATGAACTGATGAGTGGCCAGCTCAAGCTGCAGGCAGCCGTGGAAGAATTGGCCAATATTGTATTGACGCCCATGAAGCCAATAGAATTGGTGGCTGCCGGCGATGATAATGTTGCTttaatgtttttgaaaattgtagatTTGG TGTGCACAATTGCCCAGAAGGATCCCTATGCGGTTGTTGATGACGATAACATCAGTGTTATATTATGGATTTTGGATCGTTCCATACACAATGAGGCTTTTGTTAATCACGTTAATCAATTGAAGGAATTGAAATTCAAGCTGTCAAAATTAAAGATGTCTTTAACACCCAAAATGCATCATGCCAAAAACGGCAGCAACGGCAATTTAAATAAACCCAG CTTTCAATTTTCCAGGTGGAATGGCAAAACTCGCAAATGCGACCAAAAGAATGGTAGTAATGATCGCATTAATCATCGTAAAAACTCCAATGATATGTTGAACTTCTCGCTGAGCTGtttgcagcagcagcatcaccaCAATCAGCAatttcagcagcagcagcaacatcatcATAATCAGCAGTTACCCGACTATGAGAAATATAATCATGgcagtaataataataacaatagcaacaacaataatgcCAACAATAATAATCAATACAAAAATGCAGCATATCAAAATTATCAACACCAGCATTTCCCTGCTTTACCACAACAGCATCagcatcaacagcagcagcaacaacaacagccgcaGAGCCAGCAACATCGGCGTTCTCTCAACAATCTGATTGTGGTATCTGGCGGAGTGCAACAACCGCAAAAGATGATTTTTCAGCCGGGTCAAGCGATTCTATCGACGACAAGCGCTGGTGGCGGCAATGATGAAATGTCAGCAATGGATATCATCAATcaaaaacaacagcagcagcagcaatcgAGGAAAGCCAGCCTAACCTCaattaataataacaataataatttgGATGCtttgcagcagcagcaccaacaGCATCACCAGCCACAACAATCCATTGCTGGCCCCCAACACACCTCGTCATCGTCAGCGGCAGCCAGCGCCGCTGTCGCATCTGTGCCAAAGAAAACAATGGCTGCTGTCGTTATGGTTAGTACCGATGATCTCATGCAAAACTCTGCCTCTGGGGCAGGAGTAAATGCCACTAGTAGCATTGTTGTCCTACCTCCAACACCTCAATCACAACACCCACCCCCACCATCCACAAATCAATCACACTTATATTGTTGCCCTCAAAACGGTGGTATTGTTGTGAATTCATCTTCCTTACCTACGCTGAGTGAAAATTATACACTCCTCCCCCCTGCCCCCACCACAACAAACAATGCCACAGATGTCAACGCAACAAAGACATCTGTCACCTCCAACTGCATCAGCAATTCGGTTAATCTGAATGATGCCAGCAGTTTAGAACAATTGGAAACGCTATGTCTTCAAATGACCGAGCAAGCCATTAATTAA
- the LOC106093102 gene encoding protein Smaug isoform X3, translating to MKYTTTNTENQNTTNGGINNNNSNNNNSNPNNIIINSHSHHSHNSVSSNSNPVVLSSPTTTTNASTTNGGSTNTTGNALFCEQVNTVTNLFEKWNDCERTVVMYALLKRLRYPSLKFLQYSIDNTLTQNMGSTSNLSTVVIDMNANNPSYLQNLLNAYKTFHLGDLVDTLSSSSSDKDSMPSCYGSDFQLTHCDERKLYGKKEDILHEVLNMLPLLKPGNEEAKIIYLSLIPLAVKDTIRQIVPAELVQQIFSYMLIHSAISSDDRRSLNGWLRHLEENLQSSNNCASFNVGIPPVPTVQNSNFMPNQSSLMGGLLLENPTMTTSGSSATSSSSSALSISSTASNASVASSFGNLTQNCNSTAISSQSIMGSRNTDWQTIQPPSRQQQQQQQQQQQHQLQQQQQGKTTDWSSLVVTPNSSAINNAVGNSNPPGGGNVANGVSVGVTVGSNNVVVVGTIADQLCDNLNGITLNELASSQNSLGLNIGTSIVDSLGVVDTNNCASLVNGLAAAAASANAASSVATTPSLFGPQTNPIINIINNNNTCSSQLNGIDDHDTSFSKNGTEILDFDPNVNSLNNCDSCSNGSSSNLGQLPPQMGYASILMSNCGDHLDINRWSLDSKFAALKTRRSNSLTTQTISSSASSSNSSVITVNDNCSNSTENLAQFANKPRSFSLSIEHHRGSLTNSGSDTRLDDFKPNYIKFQTRNVGMSSIGLWLKSLRLHKYIELFKNMTYEDMLQISEEYLQSLGVTKGASHKLALCIEKLKERSNHLAKMEHELMSGQLKLQAAVEELANIVLTPMKPIELVAAGDDNVALMFLKIVDLVCTIAQKDPYAVVDDDNISVILWILDRSIHNEAFVNHVNQLKELKFKLSKLKMSLTPKMHHAKNGSNGNLNKPSFQFSRWNGKTRKCDQKNGSNDRINHRKNSNDMLNFSLSCLQQQHHHNQQFQQQQQHHHNQQLPDYEKYNHGSNNNNNSNNNNANNNNQYKNAAYQNYQHQHFPALPQQHQHQQQQQQQQPQSQQHRRSLNNLIVVSGGVQQPQKMIFQPGQAILSTTSAGGGNDEMSAMDIINQKQQQQQQSRKASLTSINNNNNNLDALQQQHQQHHQPQQSIAGPQHTSSSSAAASAAVASVPKKTMAAVVMENLAKFDQHFTLF from the exons ATGAAATACACAACAACAAATACTGAAAATCAAAATACGACAAATGGTGGCATcaataataacaacagcaacaacaataatagcAACCCCAATAACATCATCATCAATAGCCATAGTCATCATAGCCACAATAGCGTTAGCAGCAATAGCAATCCAGTAGTGCTATCGTCTCCGACGACAACTACAAACGCATCCACGACCAATGGCGGTAGCACCAATACCACCGGGAATGCTTTATTTTGCGAACAAGTGAACACGGTCACCAATCTCTTTGAGAAATGGAACGATTGTGAGCGCACAGTTGTCATGTATGCGCTATTAAAACGTTTGCGCTATCCCAGTTTAAAGTTTCTACAATATTCCATTGACAATACCTTGACACAGAACATGGGTTCTACATCCAATCTAAGCACCGTTGTCATTGACATGAATGCAAATAACCCCTCATATTTGCAGAATTTGCTGAATGCCTATAAGACTTTCCATTTGGGTGATTTGGTCGATACACTGTCCTCGTCATCGTCCGACAAAGATTCCATGCCCTCATGCTATGGATCTGATTTTCAACTAACGCACTGCGATGAGAGGAAACTGTACGGCAAGAAAGAGGATATACTGCATGAGGTATTGAATATGTTACCTCTCTTGAAGCCAGGAAATGAGGAGGCCAAAATCATATATTTATCATTGATACCGTTGGCCGTCAAGGATACAATACGACAAATTGTACCCGCAGAATTGGTTCAACAGATATTTTCATATATGCTAATACATTCGGCTATATCGAGCGATGATCGAAG GTCCCTTAATGGCTGGCTACGTCATTTGGAAGAAAACTTGCAGTCATCTAACAACTGCGCATCATTTAATGTGGGCATACCACCCGTGCCAACCGTGCAAAACTCAAATTTTATGCCAAACCAAAGTAGTCTGATGGGCggtttgttgttggaaaatccCACAATGACCACATCGGGTTCGTCGGCTACTTCATCGTCGTCATCGGCTTTGTCAATATCTTCGACCGCGTCTAATGCTTCGGTGGCTTCATCATTTGGTAACTTGACACAGAATTGCAATTCGACAGCAATATCATCGCAATCGATAATGGGATCGCGCAATACAGACTGGCAAACAATTCAGCCTCCGAGtagacaacagcagcagcaacaacaacaacaacaacagcatcaactacaacaacaacaacaaggtaaAACAACGGACTGGTCATCGCTGGTGGTCACACCAAACAGCAGTGCGATTAATAATGCGGTTGGCAACAGCAATCCTCCTGGCGGTGGCAATGTTGCCAACGGTGTTAGTGTTGGTGTCACTGTCGGCAgcaataatgttgttgttgttggaaccATAGCCGATCAACTCTGTGATAATTTGAATGGTATAACTCTGAATGAACTAGCATCTAGTCAAAATAGTTTAGGACTCAACATTGGGACGAGCATAGTCGATTCGCTTGGTGTGGTCGATACCAACAATTGTGCATCACTGGTCAATGGTTTAGCAGCAGCGGCAGCCTCGGCCAATGCCGCCTCGTCGGTGGCCACCACACCCAGCCTCTTTGGCCCACAAACAAATCCGATTATTAATATAATTAATAATAACAACACCTGTAGTAGTCAATTGAATGGCATCGATGATCATGACACCTCATTCTCAAAGAATGGTACTGAAATTTTAGACTTCGATCCCAATGTTAACTCATTGAATAATTGCGATAGTTGCAGTAACGGAAGCAGTAGTAATCTTGGCCAGTTGCCG CCCCAAATGGGATATGCCTCTATACTAATGAGTAATTGCGGTGACCATTTAGATATAAACCGCTGGAGTTTGGATAGTAAATTTGCCGCTTTAAAAACACGACGTTCCAACAGTCTTACCACTCAAACCATATCCTCATCAGCATCATCCTCTAACTCGTCGGTGATAACTGTTAATGACAATTGTTCAAATTCTACCGAAAATTTGGCGCAATTTGCGAATAAGCCACGCAGCTTTTCTCTTTCGATAGAACATCATCGTGGTTCATTGACCAACAGTGGATCGGATACACGTCTGGATGATTTCAAACCGAACTACATTAAATTTCAAACGCGAAATGTCGGCATGTCTAGCATTGGACTATGGTTAAAGTCATTGCGTCTACACAAATACATAGAGCTCTTTAAGAATATGACGTACGAGGATATGTTGCAGATAAGCGAGGAATATTTACAAAGTTTAGGTGTAACCAAAGGTGCTTCCCATAAGTTGGCTTTGTGCATTGAAAAACTCAAGGAGCGTTCCAATCATTTGGCCAAAATGGAACATGAACTGATGAGTGGCCAGCTCAAGCTGCAGGCAGCCGTGGAAGAATTGGCCAATATTGTATTGACGCCCATGAAGCCAATAGAATTGGTGGCTGCCGGCGATGATAATGTTGCTttaatgtttttgaaaattgtagatTTGG TGTGCACAATTGCCCAGAAGGATCCCTATGCGGTTGTTGATGACGATAACATCAGTGTTATATTATGGATTTTGGATCGTTCCATACACAATGAGGCTTTTGTTAATCACGTTAATCAATTGAAGGAATTGAAATTCAAGCTGTCAAAATTAAAGATGTCTTTAACACCCAAAATGCATCATGCCAAAAACGGCAGCAACGGCAATTTAAATAAACCCAG CTTTCAATTTTCCAGGTGGAATGGCAAAACTCGCAAATGCGACCAAAAGAATGGTAGTAATGATCGCATTAATCATCGTAAAAACTCCAATGATATGTTGAACTTCTCGCTGAGCTGtttgcagcagcagcatcaccaCAATCAGCAatttcagcagcagcagcaacatcatcATAATCAGCAGTTACCCGACTATGAGAAATATAATCATGgcagtaataataataacaatagcaacaacaataatgcCAACAATAATAATCAATACAAAAATGCAGCATATCAAAATTATCAACACCAGCATTTCCCTGCTTTACCACAACAGCATCagcatcaacagcagcagcaacaacaacagccgcaGAGCCAGCAACATCGGCGTTCTCTCAACAATCTGATTGTGGTATCTGGCGGAGTGCAACAACCGCAAAAGATGATTTTTCAGCCGGGTCAAGCGATTCTATCGACGACAAGCGCTGGTGGCGGCAATGATGAAATGTCAGCAATGGATATCATCAATcaaaaacaacagcagcagcagcaatcgAGGAAAGCCAGCCTAACCTCaattaataataacaataataatttgGATGCtttgcagcagcagcaccaacaGCATCACCAGCCACAACAATCCATTGCTGGCCCCCAACACACCTCGTCATCGTCAGCGGCAGCCAGCGCCGCTGTCGCATCTGTGCCAAAGAAAACAATGGCTGCTGTCGTTATG gaaaatttggcaaaatttgatcAACACTTTACACTGTTCTAA
- the LOC106093102 gene encoding protein Smaug isoform X4, with protein MKYTTTNTENQNTTNGGINNNNSNNNNSNPNNIIINSHSHHSHNSVSSNSNPVVLSSPTTTTNASTTNGGSTNTTGNALFCEQVNTVTNLFEKWNDCERTVVMYALLKRLRYPSLKFLQYSIDNTLTQNMGSTSNLSTVVIDMNANNPSYLQNLLNAYKTFHLGDLVDTLSSSSSDKDSMPSCYGSDFQLTHCDERKLYGKKEDILHEVLNMLPLLKPGNEEAKIIYLSLIPLAVKDTIRQIVPAELVQQIFSYMLIHSAISSDDRRSLNGWLRHLEENLQSSNNCASFNVGIPPVPTVQNSNFMPNQSSLMGGLLLENPTMTTSGSSATSSSSSALSISSTASNASVASSFGNLTQNCNSTAISSQSIMGSRNTDWQTIQPPSRQQQQQQQQQQQHQLQQQQQGKTTDWSSLVVTPNSSAINNAVGNSNPPGGGNVANGVSVGVTVGSNNVVVVGTIADQLCDNLNGITLNELASSQNSLGLNIGTSIVDSLGVVDTNNCASLVNGLAAAAASANAASSVATTPSLFGPQTNPIINIINNNNTCSSQLNGIDDHDTSFSKNGTEILDFDPNVNSLNNCDSCSNGSSSNLGQLPPQMGYASILMSNCGDHLDINRWSLDSKFAALKTRRSNSLTTQTISSSASSSNSSVITVNDNCSNSTENLAQFANKPRSFSLSIEHHRGSLTNSGSDTRLDDFKPNYIKFQTRNVGMSSIGLWLKSLRLHKYIELFKNMTYEDMLQISEEYLQSLGVTKGASHKLALCIEKLKERSNHLAKMEHELMSGQLKLQAAVEELANIVLTPMKPIELVAAGDDNVALMFLKIVDLVCTIAQKDPYAVVDDDNISVILWILDRSIHNEAFVNHVNQLKELKFKLSKLKMSLTPKMHHAKNGSNGNLNKPRWNGKTRKCDQKNGSNDRINHRKNSNDMLNFSLSCLQQQHHHNQQFQQQQQHHHNQQLPDYEKYNHGSNNNNNSNNNNANNNNQYKNAAYQNYQHQHFPALPQQHQHQQQQQQQQPQSQQHRRSLNNLIVVSGGVQQPQKMIFQPGQAILSTTSAGGGNDEMSAMDIINQKQQQQQQSRKASLTSINNNNNNLDALQQQHQQHHQPQQSIAGPQHTSSSSAAASAAVASVPKKTMAAVVMENLAKFDQHFTLF; from the exons ATGAAATACACAACAACAAATACTGAAAATCAAAATACGACAAATGGTGGCATcaataataacaacagcaacaacaataatagcAACCCCAATAACATCATCATCAATAGCCATAGTCATCATAGCCACAATAGCGTTAGCAGCAATAGCAATCCAGTAGTGCTATCGTCTCCGACGACAACTACAAACGCATCCACGACCAATGGCGGTAGCACCAATACCACCGGGAATGCTTTATTTTGCGAACAAGTGAACACGGTCACCAATCTCTTTGAGAAATGGAACGATTGTGAGCGCACAGTTGTCATGTATGCGCTATTAAAACGTTTGCGCTATCCCAGTTTAAAGTTTCTACAATATTCCATTGACAATACCTTGACACAGAACATGGGTTCTACATCCAATCTAAGCACCGTTGTCATTGACATGAATGCAAATAACCCCTCATATTTGCAGAATTTGCTGAATGCCTATAAGACTTTCCATTTGGGTGATTTGGTCGATACACTGTCCTCGTCATCGTCCGACAAAGATTCCATGCCCTCATGCTATGGATCTGATTTTCAACTAACGCACTGCGATGAGAGGAAACTGTACGGCAAGAAAGAGGATATACTGCATGAGGTATTGAATATGTTACCTCTCTTGAAGCCAGGAAATGAGGAGGCCAAAATCATATATTTATCATTGATACCGTTGGCCGTCAAGGATACAATACGACAAATTGTACCCGCAGAATTGGTTCAACAGATATTTTCATATATGCTAATACATTCGGCTATATCGAGCGATGATCGAAG GTCCCTTAATGGCTGGCTACGTCATTTGGAAGAAAACTTGCAGTCATCTAACAACTGCGCATCATTTAATGTGGGCATACCACCCGTGCCAACCGTGCAAAACTCAAATTTTATGCCAAACCAAAGTAGTCTGATGGGCggtttgttgttggaaaatccCACAATGACCACATCGGGTTCGTCGGCTACTTCATCGTCGTCATCGGCTTTGTCAATATCTTCGACCGCGTCTAATGCTTCGGTGGCTTCATCATTTGGTAACTTGACACAGAATTGCAATTCGACAGCAATATCATCGCAATCGATAATGGGATCGCGCAATACAGACTGGCAAACAATTCAGCCTCCGAGtagacaacagcagcagcaacaacaacaacaacaacagcatcaactacaacaacaacaacaaggtaaAACAACGGACTGGTCATCGCTGGTGGTCACACCAAACAGCAGTGCGATTAATAATGCGGTTGGCAACAGCAATCCTCCTGGCGGTGGCAATGTTGCCAACGGTGTTAGTGTTGGTGTCACTGTCGGCAgcaataatgttgttgttgttggaaccATAGCCGATCAACTCTGTGATAATTTGAATGGTATAACTCTGAATGAACTAGCATCTAGTCAAAATAGTTTAGGACTCAACATTGGGACGAGCATAGTCGATTCGCTTGGTGTGGTCGATACCAACAATTGTGCATCACTGGTCAATGGTTTAGCAGCAGCGGCAGCCTCGGCCAATGCCGCCTCGTCGGTGGCCACCACACCCAGCCTCTTTGGCCCACAAACAAATCCGATTATTAATATAATTAATAATAACAACACCTGTAGTAGTCAATTGAATGGCATCGATGATCATGACACCTCATTCTCAAAGAATGGTACTGAAATTTTAGACTTCGATCCCAATGTTAACTCATTGAATAATTGCGATAGTTGCAGTAACGGAAGCAGTAGTAATCTTGGCCAGTTGCCG CCCCAAATGGGATATGCCTCTATACTAATGAGTAATTGCGGTGACCATTTAGATATAAACCGCTGGAGTTTGGATAGTAAATTTGCCGCTTTAAAAACACGACGTTCCAACAGTCTTACCACTCAAACCATATCCTCATCAGCATCATCCTCTAACTCGTCGGTGATAACTGTTAATGACAATTGTTCAAATTCTACCGAAAATTTGGCGCAATTTGCGAATAAGCCACGCAGCTTTTCTCTTTCGATAGAACATCATCGTGGTTCATTGACCAACAGTGGATCGGATACACGTCTGGATGATTTCAAACCGAACTACATTAAATTTCAAACGCGAAATGTCGGCATGTCTAGCATTGGACTATGGTTAAAGTCATTGCGTCTACACAAATACATAGAGCTCTTTAAGAATATGACGTACGAGGATATGTTGCAGATAAGCGAGGAATATTTACAAAGTTTAGGTGTAACCAAAGGTGCTTCCCATAAGTTGGCTTTGTGCATTGAAAAACTCAAGGAGCGTTCCAATCATTTGGCCAAAATGGAACATGAACTGATGAGTGGCCAGCTCAAGCTGCAGGCAGCCGTGGAAGAATTGGCCAATATTGTATTGACGCCCATGAAGCCAATAGAATTGGTGGCTGCCGGCGATGATAATGTTGCTttaatgtttttgaaaattgtagatTTGG TGTGCACAATTGCCCAGAAGGATCCCTATGCGGTTGTTGATGACGATAACATCAGTGTTATATTATGGATTTTGGATCGTTCCATACACAATGAGGCTTTTGTTAATCACGTTAATCAATTGAAGGAATTGAAATTCAAGCTGTCAAAATTAAAGATGTCTTTAACACCCAAAATGCATCATGCCAAAAACGGCAGCAACGGCAATTTAAATAAACCCAG GTGGAATGGCAAAACTCGCAAATGCGACCAAAAGAATGGTAGTAATGATCGCATTAATCATCGTAAAAACTCCAATGATATGTTGAACTTCTCGCTGAGCTGtttgcagcagcagcatcaccaCAATCAGCAatttcagcagcagcagcaacatcatcATAATCAGCAGTTACCCGACTATGAGAAATATAATCATGgcagtaataataataacaatagcaacaacaataatgcCAACAATAATAATCAATACAAAAATGCAGCATATCAAAATTATCAACACCAGCATTTCCCTGCTTTACCACAACAGCATCagcatcaacagcagcagcaacaacaacagccgcaGAGCCAGCAACATCGGCGTTCTCTCAACAATCTGATTGTGGTATCTGGCGGAGTGCAACAACCGCAAAAGATGATTTTTCAGCCGGGTCAAGCGATTCTATCGACGACAAGCGCTGGTGGCGGCAATGATGAAATGTCAGCAATGGATATCATCAATcaaaaacaacagcagcagcagcaatcgAGGAAAGCCAGCCTAACCTCaattaataataacaataataatttgGATGCtttgcagcagcagcaccaacaGCATCACCAGCCACAACAATCCATTGCTGGCCCCCAACACACCTCGTCATCGTCAGCGGCAGCCAGCGCCGCTGTCGCATCTGTGCCAAAGAAAACAATGGCTGCTGTCGTTATG gaaaatttggcaaaatttgatcAACACTTTACACTGTTCTAA